The nucleotide sequence ATCCACAAGGTATGTCTGAGCAGGAAGCTTGTTAGGGTTAGCTCACTGGAATGCAAATAGCAAAACAGAAataagagagagagaagagagagagaaacgGCAAACACATACAAAGATACCCAAGATTCCGAAACCTACGAATGAAGTGCCAATGATAGGTACGATCCAATGCGTGTGGGCCTGTGCACTCCATCCATACCAGAATAAACCGGCGGGGATTAGTGGTCCGAGGAAAATCATCATCGGTAGACGGTGCTCAGGTTTGCGAGTTCCGCGTTCAGCGAGTTTTGATGCAATCTTATCAACAGTAAGACGATTGGCGTACAGACCGAGGATCATGCCAACACCGAGACCTAGATACGTCAAACCCGCGATACCAGTTGAGAAGCCGTATTGCTCTTCAAACACCATGGTGAAGGTAgtaaaaaacaaaaagagaTATCCGTAGCACAGGGCCGTGTACGACGACAGCGCCAGGACCATCGGCATAGCTAGCATCTTCAATGGTCGGACCAATGCTTGGCTCCACATCTCGTGAGGTGTCAAGTCCGGGGTAAGGCAGGATTTGATGCGATCGTCGTTTGTTTCCTTTCGGCATTTCGCGGCAATTCGTTCCAGGATGACTACACTGTATGTTTCTCGTAAAAGTGGAGCGGCAATAATCATCATTGCACCGGTCTAGGTAATATATGCAGTTAGAGTGAATGCAATTTTGCTGATCCCGATGCATATAGTTTGACATACGGCAACAACCAAGACCCAAAATGTCCAACGCCATCCTTCGTTTTCAGTCTGGATATTATTGAGTATTCTCAAACGCATGCACTCCTAGGGCTCTAGAGGAACACATACCAGAAACCCGCCGGCCACGGGACCAATAACGGGGCCCAACAAGGGACCGACGGCCCATATCGACATGGCCGCGCCTCGTGCTTGCGGCGGAAAAACATCAGACACTGTACCACCACCCATGGCAAT is from Aspergillus chevalieri M1 DNA, chromosome 8, nearly complete sequence and encodes:
- a CDS encoding uncharacterized protein (COG:G;~EggNog:ENOG410PFE6;~InterPro:IPR036259;~TransMembrane:5 (o12-34i55-74o80-98i105-127o139-159i);~antiSMASH:Cluster_8.3), which encodes MVFEEQYGFSTGIAGLTYLGLGVGMILGLYANRLTVDKIASKLAERGTRKPEHRLPMMIFLGPLIPAGLFWYGWSAQAHTHWIVPIIGTSFLPAQTYLVDAYTRYAASAIAANTLLRSILGSMVPLFGYKMYESLGLGWGNSLLGFIAIAFLPLPVLFYKFGERIRMRTTVKL